One stretch of Longimicrobium sp. DNA includes these proteins:
- a CDS encoding AbrB/MazE/SpoVT family DNA-binding domain-containing protein: MRESRLNSKSQIVVPASVRHLGLEPGDRVRFEPHAEGYLLLKSQDAPSWVDQLVSLGGGELRGYAEQLLRERHAEVDECRVSDEPMT; encoded by the coding sequence ATGCGCGAGTCCAGACTGAACAGCAAGTCGCAAATCGTCGTCCCCGCGTCCGTGCGGCATCTGGGCCTTGAACCCGGCGACAGGGTCAGGTTCGAGCCGCATGCCGAGGGGTACCTTCTTCTCAAATCCCAAGACGCCCCGTCATGGGTCGACCAACTGGTGTCGTTAGGCGGTGGCGAACTGCGTGGGTACGCCGAGCAACTGCTGCGCGAACGTCACGCGGAAGTTGACGAGTGCCGCGTTAGCGACGAGCCGATGACTTAG
- a CDS encoding nucleotidyltransferase family protein has protein sequence MQLDPSILEKREVIKRIAAEHGAGNVRIFGSRARGDARPDSDVDLLVEPGPAISSWFPAGLVLDLEELLGFRVDVVTDRGLRPELRDRVMGEAVQL, from the coding sequence ATGCAACTGGATCCCAGCATTCTGGAAAAACGCGAGGTGATCAAGCGCATCGCGGCGGAGCACGGCGCGGGCAACGTTCGCATCTTCGGCTCGCGTGCGCGCGGCGATGCAAGGCCGGACAGCGACGTAGACCTGCTCGTCGAGCCGGGTCCGGCGATCAGCTCGTGGTTTCCCGCCGGGCTCGTGCTGGACCTCGAGGAACTGCTCGGGTTTCGAGTGGACGTCGTGACGGATCGGGGTTTGCGCCCGGAACTGCGGGACAGGGTGATGGGCGAAGCCGTTCAGCTGTAA